In the genome of Desulfofarcimen acetoxidans DSM 771, one region contains:
- a CDS encoding dissimilatory sulfite reductase D family protein translates to MDEIKKAILEFAETSKKTKFYFKDMEKAIQKVLPDAKARDIKKAASALVNEEVLIYFSTGSSTMYGLKGRGMTEDPE, encoded by the coding sequence ATGGACGAAATTAAAAAAGCCATCCTTGAGTTTGCTGAAACCAGCAAGAAAACTAAGTTTTATTTCAAGGACATGGAAAAGGCCATTCAAAAGGTCCTTCCGGATGCAAAAGCCAGGGATATTAAAAAGGCTGCCAGTGCACTTGTAAATGAAGAAGTCTTGATTTATTTTTCTACCGGCAGCAGCACTATGTACGGCTTAAAAGGGAGAGGCATGACAGAAGATCCCGAATAA
- a CDS encoding YjfB family protein, with product MDIAAASIIMSQSKAQNSAGIILLKKTMDLNQESQHRLLQMINDTNQNISADPNLGAILDIKV from the coding sequence ATGGATATTGCCGCGGCCTCAATTATTATGTCACAATCTAAGGCGCAAAACAGCGCCGGCATAATATTGTTGAAAAAAACCATGGATCTCAACCAGGAGAGCCAGCATAGGCTCTTACAAATGATTAACGATACGAATCAGAATATTTCCGCAGATCCCAATCTTGGTGCCATTTTAGATATCAAAGTTTAG
- the dsrB gene encoding dissimilatory-type sulfite reductase subunit beta, translating into MSLSLDRLGRYNPEKVQENRLTDLGPRHYWEYFPPVIKENYGKWAYHEVLEPGVLVHVSETGDKVFTVRCGAARFMTVQHVREICAVADKHCDGYVRFTTRNNIEFLVDSLEKVEALKADLNSRKFVSGSFKFPIGGTGAGVTNIVHTQGYIHCHTPATDASSMVKSVADELFDYFTGMTLPAKVRVSMACCLNMCGAVHCSDIALLGYHRKPPIIDHEVISKVCEIPLAITACPVGAISPDKTADGKKTVKVKGERCMFCGNCYTMCQALPLSDKEGDGVTILAGGKISNRISEPKFSKVVVPWLPNEFPRFPQVVENVKKIIEAYAGNANKYERLGDWAERIGWEKFFEKTGLEFTEHLIDDYRLAYDTWRTSTQFKYTDAAWALSRAAGDID; encoded by the coding sequence ATGTCATTATCCTTAGATAGACTTGGCAGATATAATCCCGAAAAAGTACAGGAAAACAGGCTGACTGACCTTGGTCCGAGGCATTATTGGGAATATTTCCCTCCTGTAATTAAAGAAAATTACGGCAAATGGGCTTATCACGAAGTCCTTGAGCCTGGCGTATTAGTACACGTTTCGGAAACCGGTGACAAAGTTTTTACCGTTAGATGTGGTGCTGCGCGTTTTATGACTGTTCAGCATGTACGTGAAATCTGTGCCGTTGCTGATAAGCATTGTGACGGTTATGTTCGTTTTACAACACGTAACAACATTGAGTTTTTAGTGGATAGCTTGGAAAAAGTTGAAGCGTTAAAGGCAGATTTAAACAGCCGCAAGTTTGTTTCCGGCAGCTTTAAGTTCCCCATTGGCGGTACTGGTGCCGGCGTTACCAACATTGTTCATACACAGGGTTATATTCACTGCCATACACCGGCAACTGATGCTTCCTCCATGGTTAAGTCGGTTGCTGACGAACTGTTTGATTACTTCACCGGCATGACTTTGCCTGCTAAAGTAAGAGTATCCATGGCCTGCTGTCTGAATATGTGCGGTGCCGTGCACTGCTCTGACATAGCGCTTTTAGGTTATCACCGCAAGCCTCCTATTATTGACCATGAAGTTATCAGCAAGGTTTGTGAAATTCCTCTGGCTATCACCGCTTGCCCGGTTGGTGCTATTTCTCCGGATAAGACTGCTGATGGTAAGAAAACAGTAAAAGTTAAAGGCGAACGCTGCATGTTCTGCGGTAACTGCTACACCATGTGTCAGGCCCTGCCTCTCTCTGATAAAGAGGGTGACGGTGTTACCATCCTGGCAGGCGGCAAAATCTCAAACAGAATCAGTGAACCCAAATTCTCTAAAGTTGTTGTTCCCTGGTTACCTAACGAATTCCCGAGATTCCCGCAAGTTGTTGAAAACGTTAAGAAGATTATTGAAGCTTACGCTGGGAATGCTAATAAATATGAGCGTCTTGGTGACTGGGCTGAGCGTATCGGTTGGGAAAAATTCTTTGAGAAGACTGGCTTAGAATTTACCGAGCACCTGATTGATGATTATCGTCTTGCTTATGATACATGGCGCACCAGCACTCAGTTCAAGTACACTGATGCAGCTTGGGCACTTTCTAGAGCAGCAGGCGATATAGACTAG
- a CDS encoding DUF4855 domain-containing protein, which yields MKSKYTLFCLTFLISILFCGSAYADFKPPAYTDIKGSFAEDSINKLVEKGIITGVNSQEFCPNNNLNRYDFTVLIAKTLGIQPIFPTAATFSDLPSGTLETGYVEALFKLGMIKGIDKNHFGVNEPVLRQDAAVLIQRTMAEEIDVPSLSGRYADSGQIASYAIKGVDFVSWKGWMNGSENNFYPLRPITRAEAAVLAYRLLIIRTGQASTAFEHISSDLVQLETESECQLEQRGSKKALNFSTTYGLDNQALFSVTPSGSIVSGKESGTGLITVNSGSNYYSVTTKVSAPKANNTVQNSVYKDFAAELANKSTYTVTQTEPDPVHSQVEKNSYPGPPEGITSSSDTWTGFLRQKSRDITVDLKKICSISYISMEFNRNETMGIYLPDYMQCSASPDGISWYKLGYAYRNSDLPAGTKEQNVTLTLVLPAANFRYVRVSFPVELWVFARHLSIRGDEAAVDPVILAHSDSANKNVSSSPYIKVPGSKNILLIYTGDKSKKADWTAGDFIPVVAYMDENRRIKGSMFDTMLFLPYSFEITCTKESWNAYLEDLFNPVKQLNALNLAVGQINQITGQQEKEKVILSLPYPSVDQQDFGQLDKNEPSLSFSETQLGKEQAEKNRFAAVQWYYNKLMEKWQQADFKNLELIGIYWYEESVDYHNIKSETALVQKTARLVQDNKLKFFWIPYYGAIGFEDWKKFGFDYAFIQPSFYNSEQLPIERMDKAAELARKYNMGIEIEFDDEILNGDYFNDLLHKQLDKAHQLGLDDSKTTRAFYMGLRAIVTCSRSNQPQARATYDLLYKWLNGNY from the coding sequence ATGAAATCAAAATACACACTTTTTTGCCTAACATTTCTCATCTCAATTTTGTTTTGCGGGTCAGCCTATGCTGATTTTAAACCACCGGCATATACAGATATTAAGGGTTCCTTTGCAGAGGATTCAATCAACAAACTGGTTGAAAAAGGCATCATTACGGGTGTTAACTCTCAAGAATTTTGTCCTAACAACAATCTCAACCGTTATGATTTTACTGTTTTAATTGCCAAAACATTAGGCATACAACCCATTTTTCCGACTGCAGCCACTTTCTCTGATTTACCGTCGGGAACATTGGAAACAGGCTACGTAGAGGCTTTATTTAAACTGGGTATGATAAAAGGCATAGACAAAAATCATTTTGGAGTAAACGAGCCGGTGTTAAGACAGGACGCCGCTGTGTTAATTCAAAGAACAATGGCAGAAGAAATTGATGTGCCTTCTTTAAGCGGCAGATACGCCGATTCAGGTCAAATCGCTTCTTATGCTATAAAAGGCGTAGACTTTGTTTCATGGAAGGGCTGGATGAACGGCAGCGAAAATAATTTCTATCCATTACGGCCAATAACAAGAGCGGAAGCTGCTGTTTTAGCTTATAGGTTACTCATTATCAGAACAGGACAGGCCTCCACAGCTTTTGAGCACATATCTTCCGACCTGGTACAGTTAGAAACTGAATCAGAGTGTCAACTGGAACAACGCGGCAGCAAAAAAGCTTTAAATTTTTCCACAACCTATGGATTGGATAACCAAGCGCTTTTTTCAGTTACTCCAAGCGGCAGCATAGTTTCCGGAAAAGAATCCGGAACCGGTTTGATTACAGTAAACTCCGGCAGCAATTATTATTCTGTAACAACAAAAGTATCTGCCCCTAAAGCAAACAACACCGTACAAAACTCCGTATACAAGGATTTTGCTGCCGAACTGGCCAATAAATCAACATATACTGTAACACAAACAGAACCTGATCCTGTACACAGCCAGGTAGAAAAAAACAGTTATCCCGGCCCACCGGAAGGGATTACTTCCAGCAGCGATACATGGACAGGGTTTCTGCGGCAGAAATCACGTGATATCACAGTAGACTTGAAAAAGATATGTTCTATATCGTATATTTCTATGGAATTTAACAGAAACGAAACTATGGGTATATATTTACCTGATTACATGCAATGCTCTGCATCACCTGACGGCATCAGCTGGTATAAATTAGGTTATGCGTACCGTAACAGTGATTTGCCCGCCGGCACAAAAGAGCAAAACGTTACGCTAACCCTTGTTTTACCAGCGGCAAACTTTCGTTATGTAAGAGTATCCTTTCCTGTAGAGTTATGGGTTTTTGCAAGACACTTATCCATCAGAGGAGACGAGGCTGCTGTTGATCCAGTCATTCTTGCCCACTCTGACTCAGCAAATAAAAATGTTAGCAGCAGTCCCTATATCAAAGTTCCCGGAAGCAAAAATATTTTGCTTATTTATACGGGAGATAAAAGCAAGAAGGCAGATTGGACAGCAGGTGATTTTATTCCGGTTGTAGCTTATATGGATGAAAACAGACGAATCAAGGGCAGCATGTTCGATACAATGCTGTTTCTCCCTTATTCGTTTGAGATAACTTGTACAAAAGAAAGCTGGAATGCTTATCTGGAAGATTTGTTTAACCCGGTCAAGCAGCTTAACGCACTTAATTTAGCAGTGGGGCAAATAAACCAGATAACCGGTCAGCAAGAAAAGGAAAAAGTTATTCTCTCACTTCCTTATCCCAGTGTTGACCAGCAAGACTTTGGGCAACTGGACAAAAATGAACCTTCACTTTCTTTTTCTGAGACTCAATTAGGAAAGGAACAGGCTGAAAAAAACAGGTTTGCTGCAGTACAATGGTACTATAACAAACTGATGGAAAAATGGCAGCAAGCTGATTTCAAAAACCTCGAGTTGATAGGTATCTACTGGTACGAGGAATCAGTTGATTATCATAATATCAAGAGTGAAACAGCATTGGTGCAAAAAACCGCCCGACTGGTTCAGGACAACAAACTAAAATTTTTCTGGATTCCTTATTACGGTGCGATTGGCTTTGAGGATTGGAAAAAGTTTGGTTTTGACTACGCTTTTATTCAACCCAGCTTCTATAACAGTGAACAGCTTCCGATTGAACGCATGGATAAGGCAGCCGAACTTGCCAGGAAATATAATATGGGGATTGAAATAGAATTCGATGATGAAATTCTTAATGGGGATTACTTCAACGATTTACTCCATAAACAACTGGATAAAGCGCATCAGCTTGGTTTAGATGACAGTAAAACGACCAGAGCCTTTTACATGGGCTTGCGCGCCATTGTCACTTGTTCCCGCAGCAATCAACCACAGGCTAGGGCCACCTACGATCTTCTCTATAAATGGCTTAACGGCAACTACTAA
- a CDS encoding YkgJ family cysteine cluster protein, producing the protein MIIADLFHEYEQLVAKAEHSFQETEKNHSDCIKCDIHCSDCCHAIFGVFIIEAAYINYHFKKMDAKIRQEINVMAEKFDLELQSKAQTGEPIEKLRVRCPLLNDKQECQMYKHRPITCRVYGVPTMIDGKVHVCYKSGFKNNQVYPVFSLDMMYKELFELSVRYLEALQYDKDENAALLLSVSTVLQKPIEEILKEI; encoded by the coding sequence ATGATTATAGCAGATTTATTTCATGAGTACGAACAGTTAGTGGCGAAAGCGGAACATTCCTTTCAGGAAACAGAGAAAAATCACAGCGATTGTATCAAATGCGATATTCACTGCTCAGATTGTTGTCACGCGATATTTGGGGTTTTTATAATAGAGGCGGCTTATATAAATTATCACTTTAAAAAAATGGACGCCAAGATCCGGCAGGAAATTAATGTAATGGCGGAAAAGTTTGATTTAGAATTGCAGTCAAAGGCTCAGACAGGAGAACCTATTGAAAAGCTCAGGGTCAGGTGCCCTCTCTTAAATGATAAGCAGGAATGTCAGATGTATAAGCACAGGCCAATTACTTGTCGTGTTTACGGGGTTCCCACTATGATTGACGGTAAGGTACATGTATGTTATAAATCAGGTTTTAAAAACAACCAGGTCTATCCTGTTTTTAGTCTGGATATGATGTATAAGGAGCTTTTTGAATTATCGGTCAGGTATTTGGAAGCCCTGCAGTACGACAAAGATGAGAACGCTGCTTTGCTCCTGTCAGTTTCCACAGTTCTACAGAAGCCTATAGAAGAGATACTGAAGGAGATATAA
- a CDS encoding DVU0298 family protein, with the protein MNNFRYSMQNEPRGKELARIATCPFCGLPLERPKELDIKRPGDMPVGSCVCGAVYAHDATGHNLGAAFAEALVFAANMDWDLAWNLLPEEDYQDGLVKDYDLESNLIVPGGTYEGRRVNGALYFIRMHNEIQEATAEGVQRKLENAKPATPASTSAGLSSEKAFNRKQIEDMVRDYQVESLLSIASQDKRVLRELQRLLYSGDELMRMRNAEIIGKVSAIIAKSNPGTISRLLQKLVSSVSDYGTSVWGAIDTAGEIISTSPNLFIGYLPTLYQLLEEEVVRHKAMRAIGKVAAKRPDLVQKPFFFFTPFLADRHPATRAYSALVLGLIGATAAKADLEKLTSDKQEFDDYEQGNIIKRTVCQLVEEALAKLTGQK; encoded by the coding sequence ATGAATAATTTCAGATACAGCATGCAAAATGAACCGCGCGGCAAAGAACTGGCAAGGATTGCGACCTGCCCTTTTTGCGGTTTGCCACTGGAAAGACCTAAAGAACTGGATATAAAAAGACCGGGTGATATGCCGGTTGGCAGCTGTGTATGTGGTGCCGTATACGCTCATGACGCGACAGGACACAACCTGGGAGCCGCTTTTGCCGAAGCACTGGTTTTTGCAGCTAATATGGACTGGGATTTAGCTTGGAATCTCTTGCCTGAAGAAGATTATCAAGATGGTTTAGTCAAGGATTACGACCTGGAAAGCAATCTGATTGTTCCGGGGGGCACCTACGAGGGTAGGAGAGTAAATGGGGCGCTATACTTCATTAGAATGCATAATGAGATTCAAGAAGCTACCGCAGAAGGGGTACAAAGGAAATTGGAGAATGCCAAACCGGCAACACCGGCTTCCACTTCCGCCGGTTTGTCTTCGGAAAAAGCCTTCAACCGGAAGCAAATTGAGGATATGGTCCGGGATTATCAAGTAGAATCTCTTCTTTCCATTGCCTCTCAGGATAAAAGAGTTTTAAGAGAGCTTCAAAGGCTGCTTTACTCGGGCGATGAGTTGATGAGGATGAGAAATGCCGAAATTATTGGCAAAGTATCCGCAATTATTGCCAAATCAAATCCCGGCACTATTTCCAGGCTGCTGCAAAAATTAGTCTCTTCCGTCTCCGATTACGGTACATCTGTCTGGGGGGCCATTGATACAGCAGGTGAGATTATAAGTACTTCTCCTAATCTTTTTATTGGCTATCTCCCCACTTTGTATCAATTGCTTGAGGAGGAAGTTGTCAGGCATAAAGCTATGCGCGCTATAGGAAAAGTTGCGGCAAAAAGACCTGATTTGGTCCAAAAACCTTTTTTCTTCTTTACACCATTTCTTGCAGATCGGCATCCTGCTACCAGGGCATACAGCGCACTGGTCCTGGGACTTATCGGGGCTACCGCGGCTAAAGCTGATTTAGAAAAGCTAACTAGTGACAAACAGGAATTTGATGATTATGAACAAGGAAATATCATTAAAAGAACAGTATGCCAGTTGGTCGAAGAAGCTCTTGCCAAGCTGACCGGCCAAAAATAA
- the nifJ gene encoding pyruvate:ferredoxin (flavodoxin) oxidoreductase, which yields MAKASKTMDGNEAAAYISYPFTEVAAIYPITPSTPMAESVDLWAAHGKKNFFGQTVRVVEFQSEAGASGGMHGSLAAGALTTTYTASQGLLLMIPNMYKMAGELLPAVFHVTARAIATHALSIFGDHQDVMSCRQTGVALLASASVQEAMDLGCIAHLSAIKSRIPFLHFFDGFRTSHEVQKIEVLDYTEVSKLLDYEAIKEFRDRSLNPEHPSIRGTAQNPDIYFQGREASNPLYDKVPDIVESYMREISRITGRDYKPFDYYGAEDAEYVIVAMGSVCETIDETIDYLRGKGEKVGTIRVRLYRPFSAQHFFNVLPPSVKSIAVLDRSKEPGSVGEPLYLDIVKSFYNKDKKPVLVGGRYGLGSKDTRPSQIIAVFNNLKSGTPKDRFTIGIHDDVTHTSLPEEDIIETTPQGTINCKFWGLGSDGTVGANKTAIKIIGDNTNLYAQGYFSYDSKKSGGTTVSHLRFGKQPIRSTYLVYNADYIACHNSSFIFHYDLLKGLKKNGTFVLNCHWKTNELEEKLPSYIKRYLAQNHINFYIINAIDIASEIGLGARINMIMQAAFFKLANVIPLENAVKYLKDSIVSSYGHKGQNIVDMNNKAVDKGISSLVKVEVPAGWANADDENQPVKEEPFFTKNFQRPMARMEGDELPVSAFKGREDGTFPLSTTAYEKRGIAARIPQWQPEKCIQCNQCSFICPHAVVRPFLLNEEEVKKAPSSFITKKATGKGLEGLQYRIQITPLDCTGCGNCADVCPAPGKALIMNDPEEEIAAQSDNWEFARLLTGKSHLIDHRTVKGSQFAKPLFEFNGACPGCGETPYIKLLTQLFGDRMMIANATGCSSIYSASAPSFPYTTTAEGKGPAWGNSLFEDNAEYGYGMLLGVSQIRERLADLMRTALGEKSAGELNSDLTLEAAHGKASDQVLRQISPEAAAVPLSAELQEAFREWLAGMYDGEASKSAAAKILAALKDFGNAENQLIKEIIDKKDFLIKKSQWIIGGDGWAYDIDFGGLDHVLAAGEDVNMLVLDTEVYSNTGGQSSKSTPTAAVAKFAASGKKIKKKDLGMMMMNYGYVYVAQICMGANMNQTVKAMVEAESYKGPSLIIAYSPCINHGIRSGMGTSIAEEKKAVEAGYWHMYRYNPMLKEEGKNPFILDSKEPNESYKDFIKGEIRYSSLLNAFPEHAEKLMEESAKQARERYEGYKKLAETK from the coding sequence ATGGCCAAGGCATCAAAAACTATGGACGGCAATGAAGCAGCTGCCTATATCTCTTATCCTTTTACGGAAGTGGCAGCCATCTACCCCATAACACCCTCTACACCCATGGCCGAGAGTGTGGATTTATGGGCCGCCCATGGTAAAAAGAACTTTTTCGGACAAACGGTGAGAGTTGTCGAATTCCAATCAGAGGCAGGAGCATCGGGAGGGATGCACGGTTCACTGGCAGCCGGCGCATTGACCACCACATATACGGCTTCCCAGGGTCTCTTATTAATGATACCCAATATGTATAAAATGGCGGGTGAACTGCTCCCCGCGGTATTTCATGTTACCGCCAGAGCTATTGCAACACATGCTCTATCCATATTCGGCGATCACCAGGATGTTATGTCCTGCCGCCAAACAGGCGTGGCTCTGCTGGCCTCTGCCAGCGTACAGGAGGCTATGGATTTAGGCTGCATTGCTCACCTGTCAGCCATCAAGTCCAGAATACCCTTTCTGCATTTTTTTGATGGTTTTAGAACCTCTCACGAAGTGCAAAAAATTGAGGTGCTGGATTATACCGAGGTATCTAAACTCTTGGATTACGAGGCAATCAAAGAATTTCGCGACAGATCCTTAAACCCTGAGCACCCTTCTATAAGAGGAACAGCACAGAATCCGGATATCTATTTTCAGGGCAGAGAAGCCTCCAACCCCCTATATGATAAAGTGCCGGATATCGTTGAGAGCTACATGCGGGAAATCAGCAGAATAACCGGGCGTGATTACAAACCTTTCGACTATTACGGAGCGGAAGACGCCGAATATGTGATCGTAGCCATGGGTTCAGTCTGCGAAACAATTGATGAAACAATAGACTACCTCCGCGGAAAAGGAGAAAAGGTAGGAACAATAAGAGTACGCTTATACCGCCCTTTCTCGGCTCAACATTTCTTTAATGTGCTGCCTCCGAGCGTAAAAAGCATAGCGGTACTGGACAGAAGCAAGGAACCCGGTTCTGTAGGTGAACCCTTATATCTGGATATTGTCAAATCCTTTTACAACAAAGATAAAAAACCCGTTCTTGTCGGAGGCCGTTACGGCTTGGGCTCAAAAGATACCAGACCTTCACAAATAATAGCTGTCTTTAATAACCTTAAGAGTGGTACTCCAAAAGATCGTTTTACTATTGGCATTCATGACGATGTCACTCATACATCTCTGCCTGAAGAAGACATCATTGAAACAACACCACAGGGGACTATCAATTGCAAGTTCTGGGGGTTGGGCTCAGACGGTACGGTAGGCGCCAATAAAACCGCTATTAAAATTATTGGTGACAATACCAATCTTTATGCCCAGGGCTATTTTTCTTACGACAGTAAAAAATCCGGAGGTACAACTGTTTCCCACTTAAGATTTGGCAAACAACCTATACGATCAACTTATCTGGTCTATAATGCTGACTATATAGCCTGCCATAACAGTTCCTTTATTTTTCATTATGACTTACTAAAAGGCTTGAAGAAAAACGGCACCTTTGTACTGAACTGCCACTGGAAAACCAACGAGCTGGAAGAGAAACTACCGTCCTATATAAAAAGATACCTTGCTCAAAACCATATTAACTTTTACATCATTAACGCTATAGATATAGCATCTGAAATCGGTCTGGGTGCCAGAATAAATATGATCATGCAGGCCGCCTTTTTTAAACTGGCCAATGTGATTCCCCTGGAGAATGCAGTTAAATATTTAAAGGATTCTATTGTATCCAGTTATGGGCATAAGGGCCAAAATATTGTAGATATGAATAATAAAGCGGTAGACAAAGGTATCTCCTCTCTGGTCAAAGTTGAGGTTCCGGCAGGCTGGGCTAACGCAGATGATGAAAACCAACCCGTTAAGGAAGAACCTTTTTTCACTAAGAATTTTCAAAGACCGATGGCCAGAATGGAAGGTGACGAACTGCCTGTCAGCGCCTTTAAGGGCAGAGAAGACGGCACTTTTCCTTTAAGCACGACGGCCTATGAAAAGCGAGGTATTGCCGCAAGAATACCTCAGTGGCAACCGGAGAAATGCATCCAGTGCAACCAGTGTTCTTTTATCTGCCCCCATGCTGTAGTGAGGCCTTTCCTGCTGAATGAAGAAGAAGTCAAAAAAGCCCCCTCTTCTTTTATAACCAAAAAGGCAACCGGTAAAGGGCTGGAAGGACTGCAATACCGTATTCAGATAACCCCTCTTGATTGTACCGGCTGCGGAAACTGTGCCGATGTTTGCCCGGCTCCCGGCAAGGCTCTGATCATGAACGATCCGGAAGAGGAAATTGCCGCACAGTCAGATAATTGGGAATTCGCTCGATTGCTCACCGGCAAATCTCACTTAATAGACCACCGGACTGTCAAAGGCAGCCAGTTTGCCAAGCCCTTATTTGAATTTAACGGAGCTTGTCCCGGCTGTGGCGAAACCCCTTACATAAAGCTTTTAACACAGCTGTTCGGGGACAGAATGATGATTGCCAACGCTACCGGTTGTTCGTCCATATACAGCGCCAGCGCCCCCTCTTTTCCTTATACTACAACTGCTGAAGGAAAAGGACCGGCCTGGGGCAACTCTCTGTTCGAAGACAACGCGGAATATGGGTACGGTATGCTTCTGGGTGTTAGCCAGATAAGAGAGAGGCTGGCCGATTTAATGAGAACTGCTCTGGGAGAAAAATCTGCCGGGGAACTGAATTCTGACTTAACCTTAGAAGCAGCACACGGGAAAGCTTCAGATCAAGTCTTACGGCAAATTTCACCCGAAGCAGCTGCCGTCCCGCTAAGTGCAGAGCTTCAAGAGGCCTTTCGGGAGTGGCTGGCAGGGATGTATGACGGCGAGGCTTCCAAATCTGCTGCAGCAAAAATACTTGCGGCGCTAAAAGACTTTGGTAATGCTGAAAACCAACTTATAAAAGAGATTATTGATAAAAAAGATTTCTTGATAAAAAAATCTCAATGGATTATCGGTGGTGACGGTTGGGCTTATGATATAGACTTCGGCGGCTTGGATCATGTTCTGGCAGCCGGCGAAGATGTCAATATGCTGGTATTGGATACAGAGGTTTATTCCAATACCGGAGGACAATCATCAAAGAGCACCCCCACCGCTGCTGTAGCCAAGTTTGCCGCAAGCGGTAAAAAGATCAAGAAAAAGGACCTGGGCATGATGATGATGAATTACGGTTACGTCTATGTTGCCCAGATATGTATGGGGGCTAATATGAACCAAACTGTGAAAGCTATGGTGGAAGCAGAAAGCTATAAGGGACCCTCCCTGATCATAGCCTACTCTCCTTGCATTAACCATGGCATCAGATCAGGTATGGGCACCAGCATAGCTGAGGAGAAAAAAGCAGTTGAAGCCGGCTACTGGCATATGTACCGCTATAACCCCATGCTTAAAGAAGAGGGTAAAAATCCCTTTATTCTGGATTCTAAGGAACCTAACGAATCCTATAAAGATTTTATCAAAGGTGAAATCCGCTACTCTTCACTGTTGAATGCATTCCCTGAGCATGCCGAAAAATTGATGGAGGAGTCTGCAAAACAGGCCAGAGAGAGATACGAAGGCTACAAGAAGCTGGCTGAAACAAAATAA
- a CDS encoding tetratricopeptide repeat protein, with amino-acid sequence MKIPKSAEKFIAEQISLINENPECANAHYNLGVTMMELGQYDQAIELFEEAIANSGRMFEGYVNLGYIYLKKRDLEMVAATNKKAVEIEPRYARGYANMGFAYLEMACPDEAIEALEKAIELNPEIVQAWSNLINAYLQKDEIDKAIETGKKLIEFAPEFSLGQNNLATAYYLNEEYDKAIEHLDIAMRQGFSVHPDFLKELQPYRER; translated from the coding sequence ATGAAAATACCAAAAAGCGCTGAAAAATTCATAGCTGAACAAATAAGTTTAATAAACGAGAATCCCGAGTGCGCTAATGCTCACTATAATTTGGGAGTTACGATGATGGAGTTAGGCCAGTATGATCAAGCCATTGAGTTGTTTGAAGAGGCTATAGCGAACAGCGGAAGAATGTTTGAGGGATATGTAAATTTGGGTTATATATACCTGAAAAAGAGAGATCTGGAGATGGTGGCAGCAACCAATAAAAAAGCAGTTGAAATAGAACCCAGGTATGCCAGGGGTTATGCTAACATGGGTTTTGCTTATTTGGAGATGGCCTGTCCTGATGAAGCTATAGAAGCTCTGGAAAAGGCCATTGAACTTAACCCCGAAATCGTTCAAGCATGGAGCAACCTGATTAACGCGTACCTGCAAAAGGATGAAATAGATAAGGCCATTGAGACAGGTAAAAAATTAATAGAATTTGCCCCGGAATTTTCATTAGGGCAAAATAATCTTGCCACTGCTTATTATTTAAATGAAGAATATGACAAGGCTATTGAACATTTGGATATTGCTATGCGGCAGGGTTTTTCTGTACACCCTGACTTTTTAAAAGAACTGCAGCCCTATAGGGAGAGATAA
- a CDS encoding FmdB family zinc ribbon protein, translating to MPIFEFRCLKCGNIFEKLFIKHDEEVSIECPECQSDSFERVISRTNYAMGTGKGANKPNLINKSCSQGNKCSTLEIPGYER from the coding sequence ATGCCGATTTTTGAATTCCGCTGCCTCAAGTGCGGCAATATTTTTGAGAAGCTTTTTATCAAACATGATGAAGAGGTCAGCATTGAATGTCCGGAATGCCAGTCCGATAGTTTTGAAAGGGTTATTAGCCGGACTAATTATGCTATGGGAACAGGCAAAGGCGCTAATAAACCTAATTTAATCAACAAATCCTGCAGCCAGGGCAACAAGTGTTCTACTCTGGAAATACCAGGCTACGAGAGATAG
- a CDS encoding CDIF630_02480 family spore surface protein, with protein sequence MTVLLNKIFNSGYKEYQSGQIIKQKESDIMAENKYKEKNLSKPIEQHVTASWANIDKMQPVSKVAIPGDQEVGDAKEWVDKNQK encoded by the coding sequence GTGACTGTATTGCTAAATAAAATTTTTAATTCAGGTTATAAGGAATATCAGTCCGGACAAATAATAAAACAAAAGGAGAGTGATATAATGGCAGAGAATAAGTACAAAGAGAAAAACCTGTCAAAACCCATAGAACAACATGTTACGGCTTCGTGGGCAAATATTGATAAGATGCAGCCTGTATCAAAGGTTGCTATCCCCGGTGATCAGGAAGTAGGGGATGCCAAGGAATGGGTAGATAAAAACCAGAAATAG